The proteins below are encoded in one region of Stenotrophomonas bentonitica:
- a CDS encoding transporter yields MKTWTLPLGLALCGISASAAAQQHDADELAKQLSNPVAALISVPMQYNYDETWGDDGYRHQLNIQPVAPFSISEHWNVISRTILPVVYQKDIIPGTDQAGIGDITQSFFFSPKKPADGGLVWGIGPAMLLPTGTDDLGADTWGLGPTIVLLKQEGVWSYGALANHIVDVGGGRHRVDINSTFLQPFVTRGLGQGRTIGANIESTYDWEAKEWTVPLNLFYSKVSKIGSQMISYQGGVRAYLDTPRGGPDWGVRATVTLLFPE; encoded by the coding sequence ATGAAGACGTGGACGCTTCCCTTGGGTCTGGCCCTGTGCGGGATATCGGCCAGCGCTGCAGCCCAGCAGCACGATGCCGATGAACTGGCCAAACAGCTCTCCAACCCGGTGGCTGCGCTGATCAGCGTGCCGATGCAATACAACTACGACGAGACCTGGGGCGATGACGGGTATCGGCACCAGTTGAACATCCAGCCGGTGGCGCCATTCTCAATCTCCGAACACTGGAACGTGATCTCGCGGACGATCCTGCCGGTGGTCTACCAGAAAGACATCATTCCCGGCACCGACCAGGCTGGCATCGGCGACATCACCCAGAGCTTCTTCTTCTCGCCGAAAAAGCCCGCCGACGGTGGCCTGGTCTGGGGCATCGGTCCGGCGATGCTGTTGCCCACCGGCACCGATGATCTGGGCGCCGATACGTGGGGATTGGGGCCCACCATCGTGCTGCTGAAGCAGGAAGGCGTCTGGAGCTACGGTGCGCTGGCCAACCATATCGTCGATGTCGGCGGCGGCAGGCATCGCGTGGACATCAATTCCACGTTCCTGCAGCCGTTCGTCACCCGTGGCCTGGGACAGGGGCGCACGATCGGCGCGAACATCGAGTCGACCTACGACTGGGAGGCCAAGGAGTGGACGGTGCCGCTCAACCTGTTCTACAGCAAGGTCTCCAAGATCGGCTCGCAGATGATCAGCTACCAGGGCGGCGTGCGCGCCTATCTGGATACGCCACGCGGCGGCCCGGACTGGGGCGTGCGCGCCACCGTCACCCTGCTCTTCCCGGAATGA
- a CDS encoding CHAD domain-containing protein, with translation MPADVPGMIARGLLVKDGQAILDALPASTDQNDAIHAARKAVRRMRALLALLVADDLDLDREDFALRRLGKGLSDMRDAHVVVETATRLQTLHPDPGWQPIIEALELRRTRILQRSLGVDPGFLKRRMVVERVLERIEAQPWGTLRKRTIRAALAASERRAKKAAERAAHDDDPETVHRWRRKVRRLRMQLDAAQELGAIHGHGHAEVARKGKVMHKVSDRLGWAQDLRLLRNLVRGLPASEGKQAVMGLIEREMLVAGG, from the coding sequence ATGCCAGCTGATGTCCCCGGGATGATTGCCAGAGGCCTTCTCGTAAAGGACGGCCAAGCCATTCTGGACGCGCTTCCGGCATCGACCGATCAGAACGACGCCATCCATGCCGCACGCAAGGCGGTCCGGCGCATGCGGGCGTTGCTGGCGCTGCTGGTTGCCGATGACCTGGACCTGGACCGCGAAGATTTCGCGCTGCGACGGCTCGGCAAAGGGTTGTCGGACATGCGCGACGCCCATGTGGTGGTCGAGACCGCCACGCGGCTCCAGACTCTGCATCCTGATCCCGGCTGGCAGCCCATAATCGAGGCGCTGGAGCTGCGACGTACGCGCATTCTGCAGCGTTCGCTGGGCGTAGACCCTGGATTTTTGAAGAGACGGATGGTGGTTGAGCGGGTTCTGGAGCGGATCGAGGCCCAGCCATGGGGAACCTTGCGAAAACGGACGATTCGGGCGGCGTTGGCCGCCAGCGAACGTCGCGCAAAGAAAGCTGCCGAGCGAGCTGCGCACGACGACGATCCGGAAACCGTGCACCGGTGGCGCCGGAAGGTTCGGCGTTTGCGAATGCAGCTGGATGCGGCGCAGGAGCTGGGTGCGATCCACGGGCATGGACATGCAGAGGTGGCACGCAAAGGAAAGGTGATGCACAAGGTCAGCGACCGGCTGGGCTGGGCCCAGGACTTGAGGCTGCTGCGGAACCTCGTGCGGGGACTGCCGGCAAGTGAGGGGAAGCAGGCCGTGATGGGGTTGATCGAGCGGGAGATGTTGGTGGCTGGGGGTTGA